The Saccharopolyspora gloriosae genome has a segment encoding these proteins:
- a CDS encoding VOC family protein, whose protein sequence is MKLDLVAIVVDEYDSAIEFFVNVLGFELVEDSPSLTNDGRAKRWVVVRPPGAQTGILLARADGDGQSAVVGVQVGGRVGFFLRVDDFDAAFERMRAAGVEFVTAPRAEPYGRVAVFLDVAGNRWDLLGPLPTN, encoded by the coding sequence ATGAAGCTGGATCTTGTTGCGATCGTCGTTGACGAATACGACTCGGCGATCGAATTTTTCGTCAACGTCCTGGGGTTCGAGCTCGTTGAGGACTCGCCGTCGTTGACCAACGATGGCCGGGCGAAGCGGTGGGTCGTCGTGCGCCCACCTGGGGCTCAAACCGGCATCCTGCTGGCACGGGCCGATGGGGACGGGCAGTCCGCCGTCGTCGGGGTGCAGGTCGGCGGACGGGTCGGGTTCTTCCTTCGCGTCGACGACTTTGATGCCGCGTTCGAGCGGATGCGGGCAGCCGGGGTCGAGTTCGTGACGGCTCCACGCGCCGAGCCTTATGGCCGCGTCGCGGTCTTCCTGGACGTCGCCGGAAACCGCTGGGATCTCCTCGGTCCGCTCCCCACGAACTGA
- a CDS encoding bifunctional cytochrome P450/NADPH--P450 reductase: MTAPKELVAIPQPKPKPIVGNLPDLDGDKGVFGFVELAEEYGPIYRLQLLNRKLIVVQSQELVDELCDEDRFDKELNTPLLNVRDFAGDGLFTAWTDEPNWQAAHRILMPAFGPASLRDMFDGMTDIAEQLLLMWERRGPEHRIDVADDTTRLTLDTIALCSFSHRFNSFYTERMNPFVESMVRALVESGARGRRLPGQELLMRGTRKRYAADKELMHQVADQLIADRREHPLPEGQRDILDTMLTATDPKTGARLPDENVRYQLVTFLIAGHETTSGLLTFTLHELLRHPEVLARAQAEVDRVLGTEAPRFEQLSELGYLDRIFKESLRLWPTAPAFAVTPRADGTVLGGRYELNRDDTLLVVAPGLHRDPAVWGADAETFDPDRFSFERAEMLPPNSWKPFGNGQRSCIGRGFALQEATVFLAMLLQRFDISAADPDYRLKIKQTLTIKPEGLYLHARRRDTKITSRAAAERTDPAVVRAEPNGVPVRVLYGSNAGTAQAFAQRIANDAGSRGYTARLDPLDGAVDDLAAEGVVVIVTASYEGQPPDNAREFVRWLRQQPDGALDGVRYVVFGCGNTDWARTYQAVPTEVDEQLARAGATRLVQRGEADARGDFFGRFDDWYAGFWGPVAAEFGLADTGSEPAELSVEFAGTTRDPIVRANDLQWGTVIENRELTDLSAGSKRHLEIALPAGASYRTGDYLAVLPLNPPAVVARALSRFGLAHDDQVVLRGERTNLPTGAHVAAGELLSSYVELGQPATRRQIERLAETAACPPDVQALHALSRDGAHAEQVLEPRVTVLDLLERFPSCGLTFGGFLQLLSPLTPRQYSISSSPKWNPAHATLTVAVLNEPARSGAGIYEGAASNHLAQARPGTKVAVTVRPSNVAFHPPESLETPLILACAGSGIAPFRGFLQDRALAAAEQGVTPAPALLFFGCHGPESDHLYRDELAAWAAAGVVDVRTAYSAEPADGVRYVQDRLWADRAEVIDLVERGATVFVCGDGQRMAPAVHRTCTRIYEEATGATPEQAEQWMTAMERDHARYVADVFA; the protein is encoded by the coding sequence ATGACCGCGCCCAAGGAACTCGTGGCGATCCCGCAGCCCAAGCCGAAGCCGATCGTGGGCAACCTCCCGGATCTCGACGGCGACAAGGGCGTCTTCGGCTTCGTGGAGCTGGCCGAGGAATACGGTCCGATCTACCGGCTGCAGCTGCTGAACCGGAAGCTGATCGTCGTGCAGTCGCAGGAACTGGTCGACGAACTGTGCGATGAGGACCGGTTCGACAAGGAGCTCAACACGCCGCTGCTCAACGTCCGGGACTTCGCCGGTGACGGGCTGTTCACCGCGTGGACCGATGAGCCGAATTGGCAGGCGGCGCACCGGATTCTGATGCCCGCGTTCGGACCTGCCTCGCTGCGCGACATGTTCGACGGCATGACCGACATCGCCGAGCAGCTGCTGCTGATGTGGGAGCGGCGCGGGCCGGAGCACCGCATCGACGTCGCCGACGACACCACGCGGCTCACGCTGGACACGATCGCGTTGTGCTCGTTCAGCCACCGCTTCAACAGCTTCTACACGGAGCGGATGAATCCGTTCGTCGAGTCGATGGTGCGGGCGCTGGTCGAGTCCGGCGCGCGGGGCCGGCGGCTGCCGGGGCAGGAACTCCTGATGCGTGGGACCCGCAAGCGGTATGCGGCGGACAAGGAACTGATGCATCAGGTCGCGGATCAGCTCATCGCCGACCGCCGGGAGCACCCGCTTCCCGAGGGACAGCGCGACATCCTGGACACGATGCTCACCGCCACCGACCCGAAGACGGGGGCGCGGCTGCCCGACGAGAACGTGCGCTACCAGCTGGTCACGTTCCTCATCGCGGGGCACGAGACGACCAGCGGGCTGCTCACGTTCACGTTGCACGAGCTGCTGCGGCACCCGGAGGTGCTGGCTCGCGCGCAGGCCGAAGTGGATCGGGTGCTGGGCACGGAGGCGCCGCGGTTCGAGCAGCTGAGCGAGCTCGGGTACCTGGATCGGATCTTCAAGGAATCGTTGCGGCTGTGGCCGACGGCGCCGGCGTTCGCCGTCACCCCGCGCGCGGACGGCACCGTGCTCGGCGGGCGCTACGAGCTGAACCGGGACGACACGCTGCTGGTCGTGGCGCCGGGGCTGCATAGGGATCCGGCGGTGTGGGGCGCGGACGCGGAGACGTTCGACCCGGACCGGTTCTCCTTCGAGCGGGCCGAGATGCTGCCGCCGAACTCGTGGAAGCCGTTCGGCAACGGGCAGCGCTCCTGCATCGGCCGGGGTTTCGCGTTGCAAGAGGCCACTGTGTTCCTGGCGATGTTGTTGCAGCGCTTCGACATCTCCGCGGCCGACCCGGACTACCGGCTCAAGATCAAGCAGACGTTGACGATCAAACCGGAGGGCCTGTACCTGCACGCTCGCAGGCGGGACACGAAGATCACCTCCAGGGCGGCGGCCGAGCGGACCGATCCCGCCGTCGTGCGAGCCGAGCCGAACGGCGTCCCGGTGCGGGTGCTCTACGGCTCGAACGCGGGCACCGCGCAGGCTTTCGCGCAGCGCATCGCCAATGACGCGGGCTCTCGCGGCTACACCGCCCGCCTTGATCCGCTCGACGGCGCCGTCGACGACCTCGCGGCGGAAGGCGTCGTCGTCATCGTCACCGCCTCCTACGAGGGGCAGCCGCCGGACAACGCGCGCGAATTCGTGCGCTGGCTTCGGCAACAGCCGGACGGGGCGCTGGACGGGGTGCGGTACGTGGTGTTCGGCTGCGGCAACACCGACTGGGCTCGCACTTATCAGGCCGTGCCGACCGAAGTGGACGAGCAGCTCGCGCGGGCCGGGGCGACCCGGTTGGTGCAGCGCGGCGAGGCCGACGCGCGCGGAGATTTCTTCGGCCGGTTCGACGACTGGTACGCGGGGTTCTGGGGGCCGGTCGCGGCCGAGTTCGGCTTGGCCGACACCGGTTCCGAGCCGGCCGAGCTGTCGGTGGAGTTCGCCGGAACCACTCGGGATCCGATCGTGCGGGCCAACGACCTGCAGTGGGGCACCGTCATCGAGAACCGGGAGCTCACCGATCTGTCGGCCGGATCCAAGCGGCACCTGGAGATCGCCTTGCCCGCCGGCGCGAGCTACCGCACCGGCGACTACCTCGCGGTGCTGCCGCTGAACCCGCCCGCCGTGGTGGCGCGGGCGCTGAGCCGGTTCGGGCTGGCCCACGACGACCAGGTGGTGCTGCGCGGCGAGCGGACCAACCTGCCGACCGGTGCGCACGTCGCCGCCGGTGAACTGCTGAGCAGCTACGTCGAACTCGGCCAGCCCGCGACGCGCAGGCAGATCGAGCGGCTCGCGGAGACCGCCGCCTGCCCGCCTGACGTGCAGGCCCTGCACGCGCTGAGCCGCGACGGCGCGCACGCCGAGCAGGTACTCGAACCGCGGGTGACCGTGCTCGACCTGCTGGAACGCTTCCCGTCCTGCGGGCTCACCTTCGGCGGGTTCCTGCAGTTGCTGAGCCCGTTGACGCCGCGGCAGTACTCCATCTCCAGTTCGCCCAAGTGGAATCCGGCGCACGCCACGCTGACCGTGGCCGTGCTCAACGAGCCCGCGCGCTCCGGCGCCGGGATCTACGAGGGCGCGGCGTCGAACCACCTCGCGCAGGCCCGGCCGGGCACGAAGGTCGCGGTCACGGTGCGCCCGTCGAACGTGGCGTTCCACCCGCCGGAGTCGCTGGAAACCCCGCTGATCCTGGCCTGCGCGGGCAGCGGCATCGCCCCGTTCCGCGGCTTCCTGCAGGATCGCGCGCTGGCCGCAGCGGAACAGGGCGTGACTCCGGCGCCCGCACTGCTGTTCTTCGGTTGCCACGGCCCGGAATCCGACCACCTGTACCGCGATGAGCTGGCGGCCTGGGCGGCGGCCGGAGTGGTCGACGTGCGGACCGCGTACTCGGCGGAACCAGCCGACGGCGTCCGCTACGTGCAGGACCGGCTCTGGGCCGACCGCGCGGAAGTGATCGACCTGGTCGAGCGCGGGGCGACGGTGTTCGTGTGCGGCGACGGGCAGCGGATGGCCCCGGCCGTGCACCGCACCTGCACCCGCATCTACGAGGAGGCCACCGGCGCCACCCCGGAGCAGGCGGAGCAGTGGATGACCGCGATGGAACGCGACCACGCCCGGTACGTCGCCGACGTCTTCGCCTGA
- the dusB gene encoding tRNA dihydrouridine synthase DusB translates to MVGVTVLDSMVPTAGPLPQSALRIGPYAVDPPVVLAPMAGITNVAFRRLCREYGAGLYVCEMITSRALVERHPQTMQMITFDADERPRSMQLYGVDPVTMGEAVRMIVDEDLADHVDMNFGCPVPKVTRKGGGSALPYKRRLFEDIVTAAVRAAEPAGIPVTVKFRIGIDDEHLTYLDAGRIAEESGASAVALHARTAAQRYSGTADWSTITRLKETVRGIPVLGNGDIFSADDALRMMAETGCDGVVVGRGCLGRPWLFRDLQAAFAGQEVPAGPNLGEVRRVLRRHGELLSEHMGEEKGVRDLRKHMAQYLRGFPIGSDLRQRFGLVSTLAELDDLLAGLDPDVPFPSDAEGPRGRQGSAGKVVLPEGWLDDPEDRCVPAGAEIDHSGG, encoded by the coding sequence ATGGTCGGCGTGACCGTGCTCGATTCGATGGTGCCGACCGCTGGACCCCTGCCTCAGTCCGCGCTGCGGATCGGGCCGTATGCCGTTGATCCGCCGGTGGTGCTCGCTCCGATGGCCGGGATCACGAACGTGGCGTTCCGCAGGTTGTGCCGGGAGTACGGCGCGGGGCTCTACGTCTGCGAGATGATCACCAGCCGGGCGTTGGTGGAGCGGCATCCGCAGACCATGCAGATGATCACGTTCGATGCCGATGAGCGGCCGCGGTCGATGCAGCTCTACGGCGTTGATCCGGTGACCATGGGCGAAGCCGTGCGGATGATCGTGGACGAGGATCTCGCCGATCACGTCGACATGAACTTCGGCTGCCCCGTTCCGAAGGTCACCCGCAAAGGCGGGGGCTCGGCGCTGCCGTACAAGCGGCGGCTGTTCGAGGACATCGTCACGGCCGCCGTTCGCGCCGCCGAACCGGCGGGCATCCCGGTGACCGTGAAGTTCCGCATCGGCATCGACGACGAACACCTCACCTACCTCGACGCCGGGCGGATCGCTGAGGAGTCCGGTGCCTCCGCCGTCGCGTTGCACGCGCGCACCGCCGCGCAGCGCTACTCCGGCACGGCCGACTGGTCCACGATCACCAGGCTCAAGGAGACCGTTCGCGGCATCCCGGTGTTGGGCAACGGCGACATCTTCAGCGCCGACGACGCGCTGCGGATGATGGCCGAGACCGGCTGCGACGGCGTCGTCGTCGGGCGCGGGTGTCTCGGGCGGCCGTGGTTGTTCCGCGACCTCCAAGCCGCGTTCGCGGGGCAGGAGGTCCCGGCCGGGCCGAACCTCGGCGAAGTGCGGCGGGTGCTGCGCAGGCATGGCGAACTGCTCAGCGAGCACATGGGCGAGGAGAAGGGCGTGCGGGATCTGCGCAAGCACATGGCGCAGTACCTGCGGGGCTTCCCCATCGGCTCCGACCTGCGGCAGCGGTTCGGGCTTGTGTCCACCCTCGCCGAGCTGGACGACCTGCTGGCGGGCCTCGACCCGGACGTGCCGTTCCCCTCCGACGCCGAAGGCCCCCGCGGACGGCAGGGCTCCGCGGGCAAGGTGGTGCTGCCGGAGGGCTGGCTCGACGACCCCGAGGACAGATGCGTTCCCGCCGGAGCCGAAATCGACCACAGCGGCGGCTGA
- a CDS encoding TetR/AcrR family transcriptional regulator — MLAAVQAAFWDNGYAGTSLEDLLAASGLGKGSLYGAFGDKQRLFLRVLREYDEANDRMLREQLEQADRGIDVVRGFVAGPVRDPSGAQARRGCLLANTAMELSASAAEVAAEARRSYAATTAVLADAVRRAQREGDVAPRLDPDGTARAVLAGQLGLILLGRIGQDPADLSAMAETLLVGLLPAS, encoded by the coding sequence GTGCTGGCGGCTGTGCAGGCGGCGTTCTGGGACAACGGGTACGCGGGCACGTCGCTCGAAGACCTCTTGGCGGCCAGTGGTCTCGGCAAGGGAAGTCTGTACGGGGCGTTCGGAGATAAGCAGCGCTTGTTCCTGCGTGTGCTGCGCGAGTACGACGAGGCCAACGACCGGATGCTGCGTGAGCAGCTCGAGCAGGCAGATCGCGGTATCGACGTGGTCCGCGGCTTCGTGGCCGGACCCGTGCGTGATCCCAGCGGTGCGCAGGCCCGTCGAGGTTGCCTGCTCGCCAACACCGCCATGGAGCTTTCGGCTAGCGCCGCCGAGGTGGCCGCGGAGGCGCGGCGCAGCTACGCCGCGACCACTGCCGTGCTGGCCGACGCGGTACGACGAGCGCAGCGCGAGGGCGATGTGGCGCCCCGGCTCGACCCGGACGGCACTGCCCGCGCGGTGCTGGCCGGTCAGCTCGGGCTGATCCTGCTCGGTCGGATCGGTCAGGACCCGGCCGACTTGTCGGCCATGGCCGAGACTCTGCTCGTCGGTCTGCTGCCTGCATCCTGA
- a CDS encoding TetR/AcrR family transcriptional regulator — MPSRTARERVRGEVRQEILDEAERLIRAEGLPGLTMRKLASRLGYAPMSLYSYFSDKQALLRELGKQGFELVASRLSAAVERGGVDGVRELLVAFVRYAHEDPVHYRSLFLGDKPQIDRPDRPEDVNPAFALLSEHVAECVAQGVLEGDVVATSAVLWTAVHGAATVIVTFERCPFGSWETYAETMVDTALAGVHARPVTG, encoded by the coding sequence GTGCCATCGAGGACGGCGAGGGAGCGGGTTCGGGGTGAGGTGCGGCAGGAGATCCTCGATGAGGCCGAGCGGCTCATCCGGGCCGAAGGGCTTCCGGGACTGACGATGCGCAAGCTCGCCTCGCGGCTCGGGTACGCGCCGATGTCGCTGTACTCGTACTTCTCCGACAAGCAGGCGTTGCTGCGGGAACTCGGCAAGCAGGGCTTCGAGCTCGTCGCGAGTCGCCTCTCGGCGGCGGTCGAGCGGGGCGGCGTCGACGGAGTTCGCGAGCTGCTGGTGGCGTTCGTGCGCTACGCGCACGAGGACCCGGTGCACTACCGCTCCCTGTTCCTCGGCGACAAGCCGCAGATCGATCGGCCGGACCGCCCGGAAGACGTGAACCCGGCGTTCGCGCTGTTGTCCGAACACGTGGCGGAATGCGTCGCGCAAGGCGTCCTCGAAGGCGATGTGGTCGCGACGAGCGCGGTGCTGTGGACCGCGGTGCACGGTGCCGCCACGGTGATCGTCACCTTCGAGCGCTGCCCGTTCGGATCTTGGGAAACCTACGCGGAAACGATGGTGGACACGGCGCTCGCCGGAGTCCACGCCCGCCCGGTGACGGGCTGA
- a CDS encoding Crp/Fnr family transcriptional regulator: MLARLRRETQRTLLELGPEVIFEAGNTILRQGDDSSHVVLLLSGSAKVQALSETGGPTLLGIRFGGDLVGEMAALEQRARSATVIAGSHTRARLIKSNDFRRFLHEHADAATAMILMVNARLRWANRRRIDNANVSATKRVPRVLLEVVETYGERDADGNWRIGPPLNHEELGTLAGVRLRTVEKALRELHEQGVVQRRYRNIIVTDLPRLREISDYSE, from the coding sequence TTGCTCGCCCGGCTGCGCCGCGAAACCCAGCGGACCTTGCTCGAACTCGGCCCCGAAGTGATCTTCGAGGCGGGGAACACGATTCTGCGCCAAGGCGACGACAGTTCGCACGTGGTGCTGCTGCTGAGCGGCTCGGCGAAGGTGCAGGCGCTTTCGGAGACGGGCGGCCCCACGCTGCTCGGCATCCGCTTCGGCGGTGATCTGGTCGGCGAGATGGCCGCGCTGGAGCAGCGCGCCCGGTCGGCGACGGTCATCGCGGGCTCGCACACCAGGGCGCGGCTGATCAAGTCGAACGACTTCCGGCGCTTCCTGCACGAGCACGCGGATGCGGCGACCGCGATGATCCTCATGGTCAACGCCCGGCTGCGCTGGGCGAATCGCCGCCGGATCGACAACGCGAACGTCTCGGCGACCAAGCGGGTGCCGCGAGTGCTGCTGGAGGTCGTGGAAACCTACGGCGAGCGGGACGCGGACGGCAACTGGCGCATCGGCCCGCCGCTCAACCACGAGGAGCTGGGCACGCTGGCCGGCGTTCGGCTGCGCACCGTGGAGAAGGCGCTGCGCGAACTGCACGAGCAAGGCGTGGTGCAGCGGCGTTACCGGAACATCATCGTCACGGATTTACCACGGCTCCGAGAAATCTCAGATTATTCCGAATAA
- a CDS encoding GGDEF domain-containing protein: MTGLRDGFAGPEPLREDVARSLCPAPAPPPDLGPRRTRHELANEGGMVELHESIAALLASRGQWRQAYHHLRSALDLLSTQDTPRVPEQLRHEVNRLRREHAEAREQSLRDSLTASYNRRYLDERLADLLAVDSAGGLAVGLVDLDWFKQVNDTYGHLLGDRVLQRVVDLLQEALPSGSFCARYGGEEFVLVLPTIDAARAVAVCEAARIRIERFPWSQLAPGLRVTVSIGMTHEPDTGQQDSPAATAEQQLIGADALLYAAKQSGRNAVAYRSASEVHIAGLAAERRTGARLLGY, encoded by the coding sequence ATGACCGGATTGCGCGACGGTTTCGCCGGACCCGAACCTCTGCGCGAGGACGTCGCGCGTTCGTTGTGCCCCGCTCCGGCGCCACCGCCGGATCTCGGGCCGCGACGCACGCGCCACGAGCTCGCCAACGAGGGCGGCATGGTGGAACTGCACGAGTCGATCGCGGCGCTGCTCGCATCCCGCGGCCAATGGCGGCAGGCGTATCACCACCTGCGTTCCGCGCTGGACCTGCTCTCCACCCAGGACACCCCGCGGGTTCCGGAACAGCTCCGGCACGAGGTGAACCGGCTGCGGCGCGAGCACGCCGAGGCCCGCGAGCAGAGCCTGCGCGACAGCCTCACCGCCAGCTACAACCGCCGGTACCTCGACGAACGCCTCGCTGATCTGCTCGCCGTGGACAGCGCGGGCGGGCTCGCCGTCGGGCTCGTCGACCTCGACTGGTTCAAGCAGGTCAACGACACCTACGGGCACCTGCTCGGGGACCGGGTGCTGCAGCGGGTCGTCGACCTGTTGCAAGAGGCGCTGCCGTCCGGCTCGTTCTGCGCCCGATACGGGGGCGAGGAGTTCGTGCTCGTGCTGCCCACCATCGACGCCGCTCGTGCCGTCGCGGTGTGCGAAGCGGCTCGCATCCGCATCGAGCGGTTCCCTTGGTCACAACTCGCTCCGGGACTGCGCGTCACCGTGAGCATCGGCATGACGCACGAACCGGACACCGGACAGCAGGACTCGCCCGCCGCCACCGCCGAACAGCAGCTCATCGGCGCGGACGCCCTGCTGTACGCGGCGAAGCAATCCGGGCGCAACGCGGTCGCCTACCGGTCCGCCAGCGAGGTCCACATCGCGGGCCTGGCCGCCGAACGTAGAACCGGAGCCAGATTGCTCGGTTACTGA
- a CDS encoding VOC family protein, with protein sequence MAEKAIPLLMARSVEPVAEFYVALGFEVVFRQVAPYRFLSVRRGGIELNFYGDKEFDPASCAHGCLVDTDDVDYLHAAFTEGLRDAFGSVPAQGIPRVGALKDMSYGVRQFLMTDPGGNTIQVAQPINEDQRHRPLPKGTFDRAIHMGSLFADSEQDLELASKVLDRALHRTDEEPTEVQLVKLLVLRADVAVRRDESALARELLVRARAAGGNGPELIDDLRRAAELEAGM encoded by the coding sequence ATGGCTGAGAAGGCGATTCCCCTGTTGATGGCCCGGTCCGTTGAGCCGGTGGCGGAATTCTACGTCGCATTGGGTTTCGAGGTCGTGTTCCGGCAGGTGGCGCCGTACCGGTTTCTGAGCGTGCGGCGCGGGGGCATCGAGCTGAACTTCTACGGGGACAAGGAGTTCGATCCCGCGTCGTGCGCGCATGGCTGCCTGGTCGACACCGATGACGTCGACTACCTGCATGCGGCCTTCACCGAGGGTTTGCGGGATGCCTTCGGTTCGGTGCCTGCTCAAGGGATTCCGCGAGTGGGAGCTTTGAAGGACATGAGCTACGGGGTCCGGCAATTCCTGATGACCGATCCCGGTGGGAACACGATCCAGGTCGCCCAGCCGATCAACGAGGACCAGCGGCACCGGCCGTTGCCGAAGGGGACGTTCGATCGGGCGATCCACATGGGCTCGCTGTTCGCCGATTCCGAGCAGGACCTGGAGTTGGCGTCGAAGGTCTTGGACCGAGCTCTGCATCGGACCGACGAGGAGCCGACCGAGGTCCAGCTCGTGAAGCTGCTGGTGCTGCGGGCCGACGTGGCGGTCCGTCGAGATGAATCGGCCCTGGCCCGCGAACTGTTGGTCCGCGCCAGAGCAGCGGGAGGCAACGGCCCGGAACTGATCGACGACCTGCGACGGGCGGCGGAGCTCGAAGCCGGGATGTGA
- a CDS encoding SDR family NAD(P)-dependent oxidoreductase — protein MKVLEGKVAVVTGANSGIGRAIARAYRDEGARVFVAGRRQAQLDEVEAELGPEVTGIRCDVGRLEDLDALYATVAEQAGRIDVLVANAGIGIVAPLGEITEEQFDAMFTTNVKGSLFTVQKALPLLSPGASIILTGSTAGSRPDSYLPVYGATKAAIRNLVRGFAHEAGARQYRINVLSPGGTRTQGLVDLLPADELAAAGTSIPLGRLAEPEEVAAAAVFLASDASSYVNGSELAVDGGYAQV, from the coding sequence ATGAAGGTGCTGGAGGGCAAGGTCGCGGTCGTGACCGGGGCGAACTCGGGTATCGGGCGGGCGATCGCGCGGGCCTACCGCGACGAGGGCGCGCGGGTGTTCGTCGCCGGACGCCGCCAAGCGCAGCTCGACGAGGTCGAGGCCGAACTCGGCCCCGAGGTGACCGGGATCCGCTGCGACGTGGGCCGGCTCGAAGACCTGGACGCGCTCTACGCGACGGTCGCGGAGCAGGCGGGGCGGATCGACGTCTTGGTCGCCAACGCCGGGATCGGGATCGTCGCCCCGCTGGGCGAGATCACCGAGGAGCAGTTCGACGCCATGTTCACCACCAACGTCAAGGGCTCCCTGTTCACTGTGCAGAAGGCGTTGCCGCTGCTCTCGCCGGGGGCGTCGATCATCCTCACCGGATCGACGGCGGGCTCGCGCCCCGATTCGTACCTGCCCGTGTACGGGGCGACCAAGGCCGCGATCCGCAACCTGGTTCGCGGGTTCGCCCACGAAGCCGGGGCGCGTCAGTACCGGATCAACGTGCTCTCGCCGGGCGGTACTCGCACGCAGGGCTTGGTCGACCTGCTCCCGGCCGACGAGCTCGCCGCCGCAGGGACATCGATTCCGCTCGGCCGGCTGGCCGAGCCCGAGGAGGTCGCCGCCGCGGCCGTCTTCCTCGCCTCCGACGCGTCCAGTTACGTCAACGGCTCCGAGCTCGCCGTGGACGGCGGCTACGCCCAGGTCTAA
- a CDS encoding pyridoxamine 5'-phosphate oxidase family protein, translated as MFETPDEIHGLQSLLDTSWAGSSSHLKSIIRPGESTLDAEQVVRVCRGMCTLAIATVTRRGEPRISGADGHLLHGRWIIGTDRQAAKARHLATRPGISATFMRGEQLGIFTHGQAVVLNPEDARSDPSWPAVHDYLVNHYGDGDGPGWDECIWYRIDPSWMVAYSVDPVALLDQQPPD; from the coding sequence ATGTTCGAAACTCCCGATGAAATCCACGGTCTGCAGTCCCTGCTCGACACGTCCTGGGCCGGCTCCAGCAGCCACCTGAAGTCGATCATCCGGCCAGGTGAAAGCACCTTGGACGCCGAGCAGGTCGTCCGAGTCTGCCGAGGAATGTGCACCCTGGCCATCGCCACAGTCACCCGGCGCGGTGAGCCACGCATTAGCGGTGCCGACGGGCACCTCCTGCACGGCCGCTGGATCATCGGCACCGACCGCCAGGCCGCCAAGGCCCGCCACCTCGCAACCCGCCCCGGCATCAGCGCGACCTTCATGCGCGGCGAACAGCTCGGGATCTTTACCCACGGACAGGCCGTCGTGCTCAACCCCGAGGACGCGCGCAGCGACCCGAGCTGGCCCGCCGTCCACGACTACCTCGTCAACCACTACGGCGACGGCGACGGACCGGGCTGGGACGAGTGCATCTGGTATCGCATCGACCCGAGCTGGATGGTCGCCTACAGCGTCGACCCCGTCGCGCTGCTCGACCAACAACCACCAGACTGA